CCATTAAGAGGTATCTAAAGATAATTTAAGCTCAATGTGTTGAACAGAAGTTCCAAAACATGCAAATatcttcccctttcttcttttcacaaGTAATGTTTGGAAGGTGTTTGAATAGACAGGCTTTCATCCAATTTCCTTTTTATCctacttttctctttctatctctgagaAAATGTAAGTTCCTTCTTCCTTCAAATAGCACATGGCAACAAAAATAACTTACCACACATCTGGGGTGACCGTGTCATTCTGGGATCTCCAAGTGTTGGTTTCATAAATGGCTTCTCCATTGACTTTCAGCCAGGTCCCCATTTGCCTTAATCGCTCCTCAAAAATTGGAGAAATCGTGCCATCTTGTGTGGGTCCAATATTCATCAAAAGATTTCCTCCACATGAAACTGTCTCCACaagttgcttaaaaaaaagaaaaaagagccctggccggttggctcagtggtagagcgtcggcctagcgtgcggaggacccgggttcgattcccggccagggcacacaggagaagcgcccatttgcttctccacccctccgcttccctctctgtctctctcttcccctcccgcagccaaggctccattggagcaaagacggcccgggcactggggatggctctgtggccgctgcctcagacgctagagtagctctggtcgcaacatggtgacgcccaggatgggcagagcatcgccccctggtgggcagagcgtcgcccctggtgggcgtgccgggtggatcccggtcgggcgcatgcgggagtctgtctgactgtctctccctgtttccagcctcagaaaaatggaaaaaaaaaaaaaaaagaaaaaagaataaatatagttctgaaagaaataaaacagtgtCATCACAAATGTATTAATATGTTATATTTATGGACTTATGCATGTATGGTCACTATCTAGAACAAACATGGAAGATAGAATAATGCACTGTGTCTACAGGCCATTGAGatatacaaacaacaaaaaatgattcTGATACACCACACTATTAAGAATATTACCATACTTGTTACTAGACATTTTACTGTACCTTCACCAATTCTTCAATTGTAAGATAGTCCCGGATTCCAGCATTCCTCCTATAGCCCCAGGAAAACTTGTCTATTGTCATGCAGTTTTCCCATTTATGTGGCAAAAGATGTCCTGGGTTATAACGGTCACTGCAGGTGTAGTAGCCACCATGCTTACAGATGCTACCAGCTCCCCAGCGGTCATTGGTGACTACTGTGGCCCGGACTGGGCTGAAATGAAAGGTATACTTTTTATAACCAAAAAGGAAATTGTTTTAACACAAAGGAAATGTCACTGAAAAGAGATCTGACTGAAATCCACTCCTGAAAATGTGTCATAGTGTTAACAGAATACAGAGCCCATGGTTTTGAAGTCAAATAGACCTGGGCTGATTATAGTCTCATCTCTGTCACTTCCTAAGCTCCCTATCCTAAAGAAAGTTACCTCATTCCTCTGAATAAAAAATTCCTTTGGCTATTATTTGAACAGAAATAACATATAAGACACCTATTCCAATGCCCAGCACATAAAGTACTTATGAGTATTATACTATTATGTGAAGCTTCCCTGCAATGTTTTGAGTGATACCCAAAACTGAATTTACAATCAAAATGTCCTTCCCACCCATGACTGAATAACCTCAGACTTGAATCctagcctttctctttctcttacaatTGTGCCTGGTATTGAAAATTTTCAGGAAAGTCAACTGTTGCCATCCTGAAATTCACTGCGGTGTGAAATATCCCAACAATATCATTTATCACAGCAGGTGGTACTCCAGCGCCTCTCGGCTTAGAGGGGACGGTTTGGATCCACAGATTGAAGTGGGTGGCTCTAGTCTTTCCCCTTGGACGGGGTACCTGAAGAAACTGctgttttaaccctttgagtagtgagttttttgttaaccctttgagtgaggacgtacatgaatgttcgtactactcaaagggtcaAATACCAAGAGCTGTTCGGGGTATTTGCATGTGCGCCCTTTGTGGGCTCAGGGAACACAGCAGAACGCTCTTTGACCTCATAACACAATGCCAAGTACCTTCCAGTTATAGATATAAATGCGTTTCCTAGACTTCAAGCATAATAGAGGAGCTCAATCAGACCTCCCTGTTCTAATGGGGCAGGCTGGAATATGCTAGAAAGCAATGGGAAAGAACAGGAAGAGGGGAGGATGATGacgaaggaaaaaaggaaacagaagaggGGACACTGACCAGGCAGCAAAGGTTATGAAAGGGtaagaggatttttttaaaaaagcagccaATAGAGGAATTGGAAAGCACATAATCAGAAACAGTGATGGATAAATAGAGCTGCACCAGCATGGGAGATGGAAATGAAGGCCAACAAAATCAGTGTCTTTAAAATTCTGCATTTTGTGATTTTCAGTCTGACTTCAAAATCAAACTTTCAAGTTGTGGCTGATTCCTGATTTGTTACTCTTGGTTATCTTGAGTCGATATTGACATATCTAATAAGCATTATTTCTAATGATTTCCTCCATACCATACATGAGcctgaaaagaaatatttcaaggaGCAAGGGAATGAAGATGTTCCCTTAGACAGATCTACGTGTTATTGCTATCTGTCTAAGGCCACCACAGCAAGCTGGGAGCACCCATACCTTTCGTTGTACAGCCAAGCTAAGAAGCCCGTGCTGTTCCAGTAGCCGTCCGGAGCGCCTCCGTCGCCATCTGCCCACAGGACCTCCGGCCGGTACCTGCTCACCAACTCGTAGAGCTCAGGCAGCGTCTTAGAAACGGGAAACTGCCGCTTCTTGAATGAGCTGGATTCATCATCAAGGAAGAGTGGATGAAACCACTCAAAAAGGGAATAGTACAGTCCAAAACGAAGGTCAGTCCCGCTCCTAACGGCGACCTCGAGTTCCCGGATGACGTCCCGCTTCGGCCCCTCGTCGACGGCGTTCCAGTTCCAGGAGTGCTCGGAGCCCCACAGGGTGAAGCCTGCATAGGTACGTCAGAAACCTGTGTGAGTGTGTCCCTTTTACGTTAGGTAAATCTCTACCTATACAAACGCCAAGACAAACTTGGTCATCTACATGCTATATAAAGAACTGCTTCTACAAACAACTCttacagcaatttttttttcccgtAGGATATATTCTGCTTTTACGTGAGAAACAAATGAGGATTTAAACGAGGTA
The sequence above is a segment of the Saccopteryx bilineata isolate mSacBil1 chromosome 12, mSacBil1_pri_phased_curated, whole genome shotgun sequence genome. Coding sequences within it:
- the FUCA2 gene encoding plasma alpha-L-fucosidase — translated: MPAPELPGLALPLLLLPLLPAQCPARRAARFDPTWESLDARQLPAWFDEAKFGIFIHWGVFSVPSFGSEWFWWYWQKEKKKTFVDFMKNNYPPDFKYEDFGPLFTAKFFNANQWADIFQASGAKYVVLTSKHHEGFTLWGSEHSWNWNAVDEGPKRDVIRELEVAVRSGTDLRFGLYYSLFEWFHPLFLDDESSSFKKRQFPVSKTLPELYELVSRYRPEVLWADGDGGAPDGYWNSTGFLAWLYNESPVRATVVTNDRWGAGSICKHGGYYTCSDRYNPGHLLPHKWENCMTIDKFSWGYRRNAGIRDYLTIEELVKQLVETVSCGGNLLMNIGPTQDGTISPIFEERLRQMGTWLKVNGEAIYETNTWRSQNDTVTPDVWYTSKPKKNLVYAMFLKWPTSGQLFLGQPAATLGSTEVKLLGHTQPLKWTPLEKSGLVVELPHLTFHQLPCRWGWALALTNVT